One window from the genome of Erwinia sorbitola encodes:
- a CDS encoding LamB/YcsF family protein, with amino-acid sequence MRSIDLNADLGEGFGDYRLGDDAGLMALISSANVACGFHAGDAAIMASSVSLAKQYGVDLGAHVGFPDLQGFGRRRMQIEPATLAHFVTYQLGALAGFARSADYPLTHMSFHGALGNMAAEDESLARPLLQAVRAFDPTLIISTTSDNAVERCARELGLNVACTFLADRAYQANGLLVPRGTPGAVIHDLEQVSQRVIDLLKNGAVSAIDGTRLPMNISSILLHGDTPGALALIARLRRDIVESGVEIRSLSQQKVR; translated from the coding sequence ATGCGCAGCATCGATCTTAATGCCGATCTGGGGGAAGGGTTTGGCGACTACCGGCTGGGGGATGATGCCGGACTGATGGCGCTTATCAGCTCGGCCAACGTCGCCTGCGGCTTCCACGCGGGGGATGCCGCAATCATGGCCAGCAGCGTATCGCTGGCTAAACAGTACGGCGTCGATCTCGGCGCTCACGTTGGATTCCCGGACTTACAGGGTTTTGGCCGCAGACGGATGCAGATCGAACCGGCAACCCTGGCACACTTTGTCACCTATCAGCTGGGAGCGCTGGCCGGCTTTGCGCGGTCTGCCGACTACCCACTGACCCATATGAGCTTTCACGGCGCGCTGGGTAATATGGCGGCAGAAGATGAATCGCTGGCACGGCCGCTGTTGCAGGCAGTGCGCGCTTTCGATCCCACATTAATTATCAGTACCACATCTGACAACGCCGTAGAGCGCTGTGCGCGTGAGCTGGGGCTGAACGTCGCCTGCACTTTCCTGGCAGATCGCGCCTATCAGGCCAACGGTCTGCTGGTGCCGCGCGGCACGCCGGGGGCGGTGATCCACGACCTCGAACAGGTCAGCCAGCGGGTGATTGACCTGCTGAAAAACGGCGCGGTCAGCGCCATTGACGGCACGCGGCTGCCGATGAACATCTCCTCGATTTTGCTGCACGGCGATACCCCGGGGGCGCTGGCTCTGATCGCGCGTCTGCGCCGGGATATCGTGGAAAGTGGTGTAGAAATCAGGTCGCTGTCACAACAAAAAGTCCGTTAA
- a CDS encoding SDR family oxidoreductase: MPFSDYKTALVTGASAGMGEAIVERLCKEGIVVHALARRGDELERLAARTGCIPHVVDVADVNALTEVCRNLPIDILVNNAGVSHPGSILNAEEHYIDTQVDVNLRAVLHLCRLLVPGMMERDCGHVINITSIAAIYNFGGNSIYHATKAGVHALSRQLRVDCYGKRVRITEICPGRVATDIFGNVSGDKEGARRQFIDGFELPEAKDIADTVAFALAAPVAVNIGHIEITPTLQVPGGLSTMRPGDATR; this comes from the coding sequence ATGCCTTTTTCAGATTACAAAACTGCCCTGGTCACCGGCGCTTCAGCCGGTATGGGAGAAGCGATTGTCGAGCGCCTGTGTAAAGAGGGCATTGTGGTACATGCTCTGGCCCGGCGCGGTGATGAGCTTGAGCGCCTCGCGGCCCGCACCGGCTGTATTCCCCATGTGGTGGACGTCGCGGATGTGAATGCGCTGACCGAAGTCTGTCGCAATCTGCCAATCGATATTCTGGTCAACAACGCCGGGGTATCCCATCCGGGATCGATTCTTAACGCGGAAGAGCACTATATCGACACCCAGGTGGATGTGAACCTGCGCGCCGTGCTGCATCTGTGCCGCCTGCTGGTGCCGGGCATGATGGAGCGCGACTGCGGCCACGTTATCAACATCACCTCGATTGCTGCGATCTATAACTTTGGTGGCAACTCGATTTACCACGCCACCAAAGCGGGCGTCCATGCGCTGTCGCGCCAGCTGCGCGTCGACTGTTATGGCAAACGTGTGCGTATCACTGAGATCTGCCCGGGCCGCGTTGCCACCGATATTTTCGGCAACGTGTCCGGCGATAAAGAGGGTGCCCGCCGCCAGTTTATCGATGGTTTCGAACTGCCAGAGGCTAAAGACATTGCTGATACCGTAGCGTTTGCGCTGGCGGCCCCGGTGGCGGTGAATATCGGGCATATCGAGATCACCCCGACACTCCAGGTGCCGGGCGGGCTGTCCACCATGCGTCCAGGTGATGCCACCCGCTGA
- a CDS encoding amino acid ABC transporter permease, producing MNGSLDFSVILHGQYGQMIVDGMLLTLQLALGSWLLAMVLAMLLVVIRLSNLRVLQWLVAAYVSYHRNVPTLIQLMMWYFAIPTLLPESVQIWLNDFNAEFVFSLLALGLCQAAYFSEDIRSGLRATPAGQTEAARALGMGYMQSMHLIILPQGIRNALPALINHTVLLFKNTSLAMVIGVADLTYVTREIENYTFRTFEAYLVSTLCYLFFSLLLMGAGALLAQRFQRVYAR from the coding sequence ATGAACGGTTCACTCGATTTTAGCGTCATTCTGCATGGTCAGTACGGGCAGATGATCGTCGACGGTATGCTGCTGACGCTGCAACTGGCGCTCGGTTCCTGGCTGCTGGCGATGGTACTGGCGATGCTGCTGGTGGTGATCCGCCTCAGTAACCTGCGCGTATTGCAGTGGCTGGTGGCGGCCTATGTCTCTTACCACCGCAATGTGCCCACGCTGATCCAGCTGATGATGTGGTACTTCGCCATTCCTACGCTGTTGCCGGAGTCCGTGCAGATCTGGTTGAACGATTTCAACGCTGAATTTGTCTTCTCACTGCTGGCGCTGGGGCTGTGTCAGGCGGCCTATTTCTCCGAGGATATCCGCAGCGGCCTGCGCGCCACCCCCGCCGGGCAGACGGAAGCCGCCCGCGCGCTGGGTATGGGATATATGCAGTCTATGCATCTGATTATCCTGCCGCAGGGCATCCGGAACGCGCTGCCTGCGCTGATTAACCACACGGTACTGCTGTTTAAAAACACCAGTCTGGCGATGGTGATTGGTGTGGCGGATCTCACCTATGTGACGCGGGAAATTGAGAACTACACCTTCCGTACCTTTGAGGCTTACCTGGTGTCGACGCTCTGCTACCTGTTCTTCTCACTGTTGTTGATGGGCGCGGGTGCGCTGCTGGCGCAACGTTTCCAACGTGTCTATGCGAGGTAA
- a CDS encoding amino acid ABC transporter permease yields MMEMLTIIQQNGMLFLMGQYPNGPLGGVLCTLLVSVLAIVFALPLGVILSVARISPYRWLRWPATAWVYVLRGIPLLMVVFWTYFCLPLLLGHTLSGFGTMLVTLVIYESAYIAEIVRAGIQALPPGQYEASRALGMSYSRTFRLVILPQALYNMLPSLVSQLVSIIKDSTLGYVINVPELTFAANQVNNQLLTKPFQVFAIVALSYYVICFSLTWLANRLERRIAEKRSRSHPVSSPTSSALLVTKPVVEE; encoded by the coding sequence ATGATGGAAATGCTGACGATTATACAGCAGAACGGCATGTTGTTCCTGATGGGGCAATACCCTAACGGCCCGCTGGGCGGGGTGCTGTGTACGCTGCTGGTATCGGTACTGGCGATTGTGTTTGCACTGCCGCTCGGCGTCATACTGAGTGTGGCGCGCATCTCACCATATCGCTGGCTGCGCTGGCCCGCCACCGCCTGGGTTTACGTGCTGCGCGGCATTCCCCTGCTGATGGTGGTGTTCTGGACATACTTCTGCCTGCCGCTGCTGCTCGGCCATACCCTGAGCGGGTTTGGCACCATGCTGGTGACCCTGGTGATTTATGAAAGTGCCTATATCGCAGAAATTGTGCGCGCCGGGATTCAGGCGCTGCCGCCGGGGCAGTACGAGGCATCACGTGCGCTGGGGATGAGCTATTCCCGAACCTTTCGCCTGGTGATCCTGCCGCAGGCGCTCTACAACATGCTGCCCAGCCTGGTCAGCCAGCTGGTATCGATTATTAAAGACAGCACGCTGGGCTACGTGATTAACGTACCGGAACTGACCTTTGCCGCCAATCAGGTCAATAACCAGCTGCTGACTAAACCCTTCCAGGTATTTGCCATTGTGGCTCTCAGTTATTACGTCATCTGTTTCAGCCTGACGTGGCTGGCGAACCGGCTGGAGCGGCGCATCGCAGAGAAACGCAGCCGCAGTCATCCGGTCAGTTCGCCCACATCCAGCGCGCTGCTGGTCACCAAACCCGTTGTTGAGGAGTAA
- a CDS encoding amino acid ABC transporter ATP-binding protein has product MNPIIRFNQVNKWYGAYHALADLNAEVNSGEVVVVCGPSGSGKSTLIRTVNRLEPIQDGQIVFDGHDIHGSGIQQNRLRARIGFVFQSFNLFPHLSVVDNVMLSPVKVLGMKRSEAKQQALSLLERVGLAHKANAWPAQLSGGQQQRVAIARALAMNPPVMLFDEPTSALDPEMVGEVLNVMRGLARDGMTMMCVTHEMNFAREVADTVWFMDEGRILEKARPEDFFTRPQHERAQRFLTDLRQH; this is encoded by the coding sequence ATGAATCCGATTATCCGGTTTAATCAGGTGAATAAGTGGTACGGCGCCTATCACGCGCTGGCAGATCTTAACGCGGAAGTGAATAGCGGTGAGGTGGTGGTGGTGTGCGGCCCGTCCGGCTCTGGCAAATCGACGCTGATCCGTACCGTTAACCGGCTGGAGCCAATTCAGGACGGCCAGATAGTCTTTGACGGCCATGATATTCACGGCAGCGGCATTCAGCAGAACAGACTGCGTGCACGAATTGGCTTTGTATTTCAGAGCTTTAACCTGTTCCCGCATCTGTCGGTGGTTGATAACGTAATGCTCTCGCCGGTGAAAGTCCTGGGAATGAAACGCAGTGAAGCCAAACAGCAGGCGCTGTCACTGCTCGAACGTGTGGGCCTGGCGCATAAAGCCAACGCCTGGCCAGCGCAGCTCTCCGGCGGACAGCAGCAGCGGGTAGCCATTGCCCGTGCGCTGGCGATGAACCCCCCGGTGATGCTGTTTGATGAGCCGACCAGCGCGCTGGATCCGGAAATGGTCGGGGAAGTATTGAACGTAATGCGCGGCCTGGCCCGCGACGGCATGACCATGATGTGCGTGACGCATGAAATGAACTTTGCCCGTGAAGTCGCGGACACCGTCTGGTTTATGGATGAGGGCAGGATCCTCGAAAAAGCCCGCCCTGAAGACTTTTTTACCCGGCCGCAGCATGAACGCGCCCAACGTTTTCTGACGGATCTGCGTCAGCACTGA
- a CDS encoding ABC transporter substrate-binding protein: MSKKIPLSWAICLPLLLSATLSAQADTLSDIASRGQLNCGVYADVPPFSSPDPKTRQLVGMDVDLCQALAKQLGVKVNLMPVSVEARIAVLTTGRVDVLIANLAYTKSRAAQIQFSDPYYIAKEVLVVKSANADKTPADFKGKRLSSTKGSTSEQSIRMAQAKPVTFQDTASAYLALQQNKSVGFVTNGMTATQLVNRAAADNIKLAIVKEPMALEPVAVGMKKGDEALLAKVNAGLMAMEKSGEIDSIWNRWLGPDTEYKMVREEKVQPLSQLKFIPLE; the protein is encoded by the coding sequence ATGAGTAAAAAAATTCCGCTGTCGTGGGCGATCTGCCTGCCTTTACTGCTGAGTGCCACCCTGTCTGCGCAGGCCGATACGCTCTCTGATATCGCCAGCCGCGGGCAGCTTAACTGCGGCGTCTATGCTGATGTGCCACCGTTCTCCTCACCGGATCCCAAAACCCGCCAGCTGGTGGGCATGGATGTTGACCTGTGCCAGGCGCTGGCAAAGCAGCTGGGGGTAAAGGTGAACCTGATGCCGGTTTCCGTGGAGGCGCGTATCGCAGTGCTGACCACCGGACGTGTTGATGTGCTGATTGCTAACCTCGCTTACACCAAAAGCCGCGCCGCGCAGATCCAGTTCAGCGACCCGTACTACATCGCTAAAGAGGTGCTGGTGGTAAAAAGCGCTAATGCTGATAAAACCCCGGCGGACTTTAAAGGCAAGCGCCTGAGTTCAACCAAAGGTTCTACTTCAGAGCAGTCCATCCGTATGGCACAGGCCAAACCGGTGACCTTCCAGGATACCGCCTCAGCCTACCTGGCCCTGCAACAGAATAAATCTGTAGGTTTTGTCACCAACGGGATGACCGCCACCCAGCTGGTTAACCGCGCGGCAGCGGATAATATCAAGCTGGCGATCGTCAAAGAGCCAATGGCGCTGGAGCCGGTTGCCGTCGGGATGAAAAAGGGCGATGAGGCGCTGCTGGCTAAAGTGAATGCCGGGCTGATGGCGATGGAGAAGAGCGGTGAAATCGACAGCATCTGGAACCGCTGGCTGGGGCCGGACACCGAGTACAAAATGGTGCGAGAAGAGAAAGTCCAGCCGTTGAGCCAGCTGAAGTTTATCCCACTGGAGTAA
- the katG gene encoding catalase/peroxidase HPI — protein sequence MSNSIDDAAEDAKPIVEAEREASAGKCPFHQGNANQASGGGTTNRDWWPNQLRVDLLNQHSNRSNPLDESFDYRKEFAKLDYSALKADIKALLTESQSWWPADWGSYIGLFIRMAWHSAGTYRSVDGRGGSGRGQQRFAPLNSWPDNVSLDKARRLLWPVKQKYGQKISWADLYILAGNVALENSGFRTFGFGAGREDVWEPDLDVNWGDETTWLEHRHPESLAQSPLGATEMGLIYVNPEGPNHSGDPASAAPAIRATFGNMGMNDEEIVALIAGGHTLGKTHGAGPATHVGVDPETAPIEAQGLGWASSYGSGVGADAITSGLEVTWSQTPTQWSNYFFENLFKYEWVQTRSPAGAIQFEAVNAPEVIPDAFDASKKHKPSMLVTDLTLRFDPEFEKISRRFHNDPQAFNEAFARAWYKLTHRDMGPKARYIGPEVPKEDLIWQDPLPAPICHPTVADIAQLKEKIAAAGLTPGELVSVAWASAATFRGGDKRGGANGARLALLPQRSWEVNAVAARVLPALEAIQRSFQKASLADVIVLAGAVGVEQGAKAAGVEIEVPFIPGRVDARQDQTDIESFELLKPKADGFRNYRSVHSSTSTENLLIDKAQQLTLTVPELTVLIGGLRTLGANFDGSQHGVFTHHVGQLNTDFFVNLLDMRTEWKATDSSGEHFEGRDRLSGEVKFTATRADLVFGSNAVLRASAEVYASNDAKEKFVKDFVAAWTKVMNLDRFDI from the coding sequence ATGAGCAATTCCATTGATGACGCAGCAGAAGACGCAAAACCCATTGTTGAAGCCGAAAGAGAAGCTTCTGCCGGGAAATGTCCTTTCCATCAGGGCAATGCTAACCAGGCCTCAGGCGGCGGTACCACCAATCGTGACTGGTGGCCAAATCAGCTGAGAGTTGATCTGCTGAATCAGCATTCAAACCGATCCAATCCACTAGATGAATCATTTGATTACCGTAAAGAGTTCGCCAAACTGGATTATTCTGCGCTCAAAGCCGATATCAAAGCCTTGCTCACTGAGTCACAAAGCTGGTGGCCAGCCGACTGGGGCAGTTATATCGGACTTTTCATCCGTATGGCGTGGCACAGTGCCGGTACCTATCGTTCCGTTGACGGACGCGGCGGTTCCGGACGCGGACAGCAGCGCTTTGCACCGCTAAACTCCTGGCCCGATAACGTCAGCCTTGATAAGGCCCGTCGCTTGCTGTGGCCGGTCAAACAAAAATATGGTCAAAAAATCTCCTGGGCCGATCTCTATATTCTTGCAGGCAACGTAGCGCTGGAAAACTCCGGATTTCGTACCTTTGGCTTTGGTGCCGGGCGCGAAGATGTATGGGAGCCAGATCTTGACGTGAACTGGGGCGACGAAACCACCTGGCTGGAGCACCGTCATCCTGAATCACTGGCGCAGTCGCCGTTAGGTGCCACCGAAATGGGGCTGATTTATGTCAACCCTGAAGGCCCGAATCACAGTGGCGATCCCGCTTCCGCTGCCCCGGCTATCCGTGCCACTTTCGGTAATATGGGGATGAACGACGAAGAGATCGTTGCGCTCATTGCCGGTGGTCACACGCTGGGTAAAACCCATGGCGCAGGCCCGGCCACCCATGTTGGTGTTGATCCGGAAACCGCGCCGATTGAAGCACAGGGCCTGGGCTGGGCCAGCAGCTATGGCAGCGGTGTGGGTGCCGATGCCATTACTTCCGGTCTGGAAGTGACCTGGTCACAGACGCCAACGCAGTGGAGCAACTACTTCTTCGAAAACCTCTTCAAATATGAGTGGGTGCAGACGCGCAGCCCTGCGGGGGCGATCCAGTTTGAAGCCGTGAATGCCCCGGAGGTAATTCCGGATGCTTTTGACGCGTCGAAAAAACATAAACCTTCCATGCTGGTGACCGATCTGACGCTGCGATTCGACCCGGAGTTTGAGAAAATCTCCCGTCGTTTCCATAACGATCCTCAGGCGTTCAACGAAGCTTTTGCCAGAGCCTGGTACAAACTGACGCACAGAGATATGGGGCCAAAAGCGCGCTACATCGGGCCGGAAGTGCCGAAAGAAGATCTTATCTGGCAGGATCCGCTGCCCGCACCGATCTGTCACCCGACCGTTGCGGATATTGCGCAGCTGAAAGAAAAAATTGCCGCAGCGGGTCTGACCCCCGGCGAGCTGGTCTCGGTGGCGTGGGCTTCGGCTGCCACGTTCCGTGGCGGTGATAAACGCGGCGGTGCCAACGGTGCACGGCTGGCGCTACTGCCGCAGCGGAGCTGGGAGGTTAACGCCGTTGCTGCCCGAGTACTGCCCGCTCTGGAGGCGATTCAGCGCTCATTCCAGAAAGCATCGCTGGCAGATGTGATTGTTCTGGCTGGCGCGGTTGGTGTTGAGCAGGGGGCGAAAGCGGCAGGCGTGGAGATTGAAGTGCCGTTTATCCCGGGGCGTGTCGATGCCCGTCAGGATCAGACTGATATCGAGTCATTCGAATTGCTGAAACCAAAAGCAGACGGTTTCCGCAACTATCGGAGCGTGCACAGCAGCACGTCGACAGAAAATCTGCTGATCGATAAAGCACAGCAGCTGACGCTCACCGTGCCAGAACTGACGGTACTTATCGGCGGTTTGCGTACGTTGGGTGCCAATTTTGACGGGAGTCAGCATGGTGTTTTCACCCACCATGTGGGGCAGCTGAATACTGATTTCTTTGTCAATCTGCTTGATATGCGCACCGAATGGAAAGCGACCGACTCTTCTGGTGAGCATTTTGAAGGGCGCGATCGCCTGAGTGGTGAGGTTAAATTTACTGCCACCCGTGCCGACCTGGTGTTTGGTTCAAATGCGGTATTACGGGCTTCAGCAGAGGTTTATGCCAGCAACGATGCCAAAGAGAAGTTTGTGAAAGACTTTGTTGCCGCCTGGACGAAGGTGATGAATCTGGATCGTTTCGATATCTGA
- a CDS encoding DUF2543 family protein, producing MNNDIPLKYYDIADEYATESSSPVSESERDPLARYFELLITRLMNNEEISESAQQEMASEAGINAQRIDDIATFLNQWGNE from the coding sequence ATGAACAATGACATCCCGCTAAAATATTATGATATCGCCGATGAGTATGCGACGGAATCCTCATCGCCGGTCAGCGAGTCAGAACGCGACCCCCTGGCGCGCTATTTCGAGCTGCTGATCACCCGCTTAATGAACAACGAAGAGATCAGTGAAAGTGCGCAGCAGGAGATGGCCAGTGAAGCTGGAATCAACGCGCAGCGTATTGATGATATCGCAACTTTCCTGAACCAGTGGGGCAATGAGTAG
- a CDS encoding DUF2058 domain-containing protein, with protein MTKLTLQEQMLKAGLVSSKKMAKVQRTAKKSRAQAREAREAVEENKKTQIERDKQLSEQQKQAALAKEYKAQVKQLIEMNKIEISKGDIGFNFTDDNVIKKIMVDKLTQTQLINGRLAIAGLALDNGGEKQYAIIPASVADKIAQRDANSIVLNSALSQEEQDEDDPYADFKVPDDLMW; from the coding sequence ATGACAAAACTCACCTTGCAAGAGCAGATGCTAAAAGCGGGATTAGTCTCCAGTAAAAAAATGGCTAAGGTTCAGAGAACGGCTAAAAAATCACGCGCTCAGGCTCGTGAAGCACGGGAAGCTGTGGAAGAAAATAAAAAAACGCAGATCGAGCGCGATAAACAACTCAGCGAACAGCAAAAACAGGCTGCTTTAGCCAAAGAATATAAAGCTCAGGTGAAGCAGCTGATTGAAATGAATAAAATTGAGATTTCAAAAGGCGATATCGGCTTTAACTTCACCGACGATAATGTGATTAAAAAAATAATGGTGGATAAGTTAACGCAGACTCAGCTGATTAACGGGCGTCTTGCTATTGCCGGTCTGGCCTTGGATAACGGCGGCGAGAAACAGTACGCGATTATTCCTGCCAGCGTAGCCGACAAAATTGCGCAGCGAGATGCAAACAGCATTGTCTTAAATAGCGCGCTGAGTCAGGAAGAGCAGGATGAAGACGATCCGTATGCTGATTTTAAAGTGCCAGATGATTTGATGTGGTAA
- a CDS encoding RluA family pseudouridine synthase, whose product MSTIFDNFIAPPCHDEIEILYQDEHLLLINKPSGLLSLSGKNAQNLDSVHYRLVQSFPGCTLAHRLDFGTSGLMVIARNKAINAALCRQFSQRTVTKIYSALLCGHVADNEGVIDAAIAKDPALFPLMSICSVHGKPARSCYQVVERFYQTSEDGTLLPLTRVQLTPETGRTHQLRIHCQQLGHPILGCDLYGGRLLPGTGQTPRLMLHASELHFEHPVSAERIAARHASPF is encoded by the coding sequence ATGTCGACAATTTTTGATAATTTTATTGCCCCGCCGTGCCACGACGAGATAGAAATTCTTTATCAGGATGAGCATCTGCTGCTGATCAATAAACCCAGCGGGCTGCTCAGTCTGTCGGGAAAAAATGCGCAAAATCTCGATTCGGTGCATTACCGGCTGGTGCAGAGTTTTCCCGGCTGCACACTGGCTCATCGCCTTGATTTTGGCACTTCAGGGCTGATGGTGATTGCCCGCAATAAAGCGATCAATGCCGCACTCTGCCGGCAGTTCAGCCAGCGCACCGTGACCAAGATCTACAGCGCACTGCTCTGCGGGCATGTAGCGGACAATGAAGGCGTGATCGACGCGGCCATTGCCAAAGATCCGGCGCTATTTCCGCTGATGTCGATTTGCTCCGTTCACGGCAAGCCTGCACGTTCATGCTATCAGGTGGTTGAGCGCTTTTATCAGACGTCAGAGGATGGAACCTTACTGCCGTTGACGCGGGTACAGCTCACTCCGGAGACCGGCCGCACTCACCAGCTGCGCATTCACTGCCAGCAGCTGGGCCACCCTATTTTGGGCTGCGACCTGTACGGTGGCCGCCTGCTGCCAGGCACCGGGCAGACGCCGCGACTGATGCTTCACGCCAGCGAATTGCACTTTGAGCATCCTGTCAGCGCAGAGCGCATCGCCGCCCGTCATGCCAGCCCGTTCTGA
- a CDS encoding cold-shock protein yields the protein MAMNGTITTWFKDKGFGFIKDENGDNRYFHEVKVANPELIKKDAAVTFEPTTNSKGLSAYAVKVAPESNYIYIAGERLKLKSIKSYLVYSEEVPVDARIDKENTVLSVGILMSSIRPKSTSQPDEMRTLKKLAITTFQGTTLIFSEDEIDVDSTVKMLKI from the coding sequence ATGGCGATGAACGGAACGATCACAACCTGGTTTAAAGATAAAGGTTTTGGATTTATCAAAGATGAAAATGGTGATAACCGTTATTTTCATGAGGTTAAGGTCGCCAACCCTGAGCTGATTAAGAAAGACGCGGCTGTCACTTTCGAACCCACCACCAACAGCAAGGGTTTGTCAGCTTATGCGGTGAAAGTTGCCCCGGAAAGCAACTATATCTATATCGCGGGTGAGCGCCTCAAGCTCAAGTCGATTAAGTCTTACCTGGTGTATAGCGAAGAAGTGCCTGTCGATGCGCGCATTGATAAAGAAAATACGGTGCTGTCGGTGGGGATTCTGATGAGTAGTATCAGGCCAAAATCAACCAGTCAGCCGGATGAAATGCGCACGCTGAAAAAACTGGCGATCACCACCTTCCAGGGAACGACATTAATCTTCTCGGAAGATGAGATCGACGTGGATAGCACGGTGAAAATGCTTAAAATCTGA
- a CDS encoding AraC family transcriptional regulator → MMPPLDFLPETLIMHENKHFALSSELISELLLEMRLRGVQYRRLQTGSEFGIGFSNRAGHAYFHYIAVGTALLRTNDGTLHELKAGSMVFMPQGEDHQLISDVSRPFQHIDTLGAAPLGEAVSGINTCPSSHPTPSTVLFYGCMEFDLGGMQGLGKLMPQAIVVEANEQLYPGLVPILGAMKFEICSGRAGFAGILARLAEVAAAMIVRGWIENGSENAAGLIAALRDPRLARAILAIHRDTGREWSVAELAAQSHVSRSVFAERFKSVIGIPPLRYARQVRMRIAGHWIIHDKLSIDTVALRLGYASQAAFSRAFKRINGYPPGAMRHRPARSGNTVTE, encoded by the coding sequence ATGATGCCACCTCTTGATTTTTTACCCGAAACTCTGATTATGCATGAGAATAAACATTTTGCCCTGTCATCCGAACTCATCAGTGAACTGCTGCTGGAAATGCGCCTGCGCGGCGTGCAGTATCGCCGTTTACAGACTGGCTCTGAGTTTGGCATTGGTTTTAGCAACCGAGCGGGACACGCCTATTTTCATTACATCGCCGTGGGTACTGCTCTGCTTCGCACAAACGACGGTACGTTGCACGAGCTGAAAGCAGGAAGCATGGTATTCATGCCGCAGGGTGAGGATCATCAGCTTATATCGGATGTCAGCCGTCCATTTCAACATATCGACACGTTAGGCGCTGCTCCTTTAGGGGAGGCCGTCAGCGGAATCAATACTTGCCCGAGTTCGCATCCGACACCCAGCACGGTTCTGTTTTATGGCTGTATGGAGTTTGATCTTGGTGGAATGCAGGGTCTTGGTAAACTGATGCCGCAAGCCATAGTGGTTGAGGCAAATGAACAGCTCTATCCGGGGCTGGTTCCAATTCTGGGCGCGATGAAATTTGAAATCTGTTCCGGACGCGCTGGCTTCGCGGGCATTCTGGCACGTCTCGCAGAAGTGGCGGCTGCCATGATCGTGCGCGGATGGATCGAAAACGGCAGCGAGAACGCCGCTGGCCTTATTGCTGCATTACGTGATCCACGACTTGCCCGGGCTATTCTGGCCATTCATCGTGATACGGGTCGGGAGTGGTCTGTTGCTGAACTTGCTGCTCAGTCGCATGTGTCACGTTCTGTTTTTGCTGAACGCTTTAAATCAGTTATCGGCATACCTCCCCTGCGCTATGCAAGGCAGGTGCGAATGCGCATCGCAGGTCACTGGATTATTCACGATAAGCTCTCAATTGACACGGTTGCTTTACGCCTCGGCTATGCCTCACAGGCAGCGTTTAGCAGGGCTTTTAAGCGCATCAATGGATATCCGCCCGGCGCTATGCGGCATCGACCAGCGAGAAGCGGGAATACAGTAACTGAGTGA